From one Conyzicola nivalis genomic stretch:
- a CDS encoding sensor histidine kinase — MNTWIDENSMVLIIALAIAGAVLLVVAVVLLALWLRARRLRARESARRIRLERERNEAELSLAEQNGRLRIIRELHEVSVHDMSVIIGQADGARYAGESDPTAAVRAAAVIADVARSTLADLRRVMTVVREAEVDVDVHPALKSTRGLIKLMTEAGLRITFEETGERYDLNPGAELAVYRILQESLDNALKHGGEGTEVTVVFTWTDEGFQLRVDDDGVRNELRRSGLNPNDASQHRPGEIDDDLSALTGFIGGAGITEMRERTELFGGVFTATLNAGVGFSIAASFPSIRYHNGVHGVNLDKP, encoded by the coding sequence GTGAACACCTGGATCGACGAGAACTCGATGGTTCTCATCATCGCGCTGGCCATCGCCGGCGCGGTCCTCCTCGTCGTCGCCGTGGTTCTGCTCGCGCTCTGGCTGCGCGCCCGCCGGCTGCGGGCGCGGGAGAGCGCGAGGCGCATCCGTCTCGAACGGGAACGCAACGAGGCCGAACTCTCGCTCGCCGAGCAGAACGGCCGGCTGCGCATCATCCGCGAGCTGCACGAGGTGTCCGTGCACGACATGTCGGTGATCATCGGCCAGGCCGACGGTGCCAGGTACGCCGGAGAATCCGACCCGACGGCCGCCGTCCGCGCCGCGGCGGTCATCGCCGACGTCGCCCGTTCCACGCTCGCCGACCTGCGCAGGGTGATGACCGTCGTGCGCGAGGCCGAGGTCGACGTCGACGTGCACCCGGCGCTGAAGAGCACACGCGGACTGATCAAACTCATGACCGAGGCCGGGCTGCGCATCACGTTCGAGGAGACGGGCGAGCGCTACGACCTCAACCCCGGCGCCGAACTCGCGGTCTACCGCATCCTGCAGGAGTCCCTCGACAACGCGCTCAAGCACGGCGGCGAGGGGACCGAGGTGACGGTGGTCTTCACCTGGACAGACGAGGGCTTCCAGCTGCGGGTCGACGACGACGGCGTGCGCAACGAGCTGCGCCGCTCGGGCCTGAACCCCAACGACGCCTCGCAGCACCGGCCGGGGGAGATCGACGACGACCTGTCTGCGCTCACCGGGTTCATCGGCGGCGCAGGAATCACCGAGATGCGCGAACGCACCGAACTCTTCGGCGGCGTCTTCACCGCGACGCTGAACGCGGGCGTCGGGTTCTCGATCGCCGCCAGCTTCCCGTCGATCAGGTACCACAACGGCGTGCACGGGGTAAATCTGGACAAGCCGTGA
- a CDS encoding ATP-binding cassette domain-containing protein — protein sequence MTKSAVPVPPAIFASDLSMRYPSRRPASEDLVVNGVSLTLAQGEILAVVGETGSGKSTLAAAVAGAAETGEPRSPIIHGGALRVLGYSMKGISDRKRDLLTLRVGYLAQDAGSRLSARLTVAENVAAPIYARDRRFNQRDAGEAVATMVDSVRLPLGILGRYPHELSRGQAQRVAMAQALILEPALFVADDPTSGIDPTVRGAILDVIRELQAERQFSALVVTTDPGEVRRVTDQVLVMHRGTVVGKGQIDHVLDTARHPYVEGLAKARDLGIIATTRNLSA from the coding sequence ATGACCAAGAGCGCAGTGCCCGTCCCGCCCGCGATCTTCGCGAGCGACCTGTCGATGCGCTATCCGTCTCGGCGGCCCGCGTCGGAGGACCTCGTCGTGAACGGCGTCAGCCTTACCCTGGCGCAGGGCGAAATCCTGGCCGTGGTCGGCGAGACCGGGTCGGGTAAGAGCACCCTGGCGGCCGCCGTCGCCGGAGCGGCGGAGACCGGTGAACCCCGGTCGCCGATCATCCACGGCGGCGCGCTGCGCGTGCTGGGCTATTCGATGAAGGGCATCTCCGACCGCAAGCGGGATCTGCTGACCCTGCGGGTCGGCTATCTGGCTCAGGATGCCGGTTCCCGCCTCTCCGCGCGCCTGACGGTCGCCGAGAATGTCGCCGCCCCCATCTACGCCCGCGACCGACGCTTCAACCAGCGCGACGCCGGCGAGGCCGTGGCGACGATGGTGGACTCGGTGCGTCTCCCGCTCGGCATCCTGGGCCGGTACCCGCACGAGCTGAGCCGCGGACAGGCGCAACGCGTCGCGATGGCGCAGGCGCTCATCCTGGAACCCGCGCTGTTCGTGGCCGACGACCCGACCTCGGGCATCGACCCCACGGTGCGCGGTGCGATCCTCGACGTCATCCGCGAACTGCAGGCGGAACGGCAGTTCTCGGCCCTCGTCGTGACGACCGACCCCGGCGAGGTGCGGCGAGTCACCGACCAGGTGCTCGTGATGCACCGCGGCACGGTGGTCGGCAAGGGACAGATCGACCACGTGCTCGACACCGCCCGCCACCCCTACGTCGAAGGCCTCGCGAAGGCGCGCGACCTCGGCATCATCGCGACCACGAGGAATCTCTCCGCATGA
- a CDS encoding ABC transporter permease, translating to MSAATTGPRALFRRLPVVHQLRQSVGLQRAMLVIGLVITGIFVLTAAFAPLLAPYGFAQLRDEDGSFGAQQAPNSKHLLGTTVGGFDVLSRVIWGTQTAFLVIVVAVILSIFVGVFLGLISGYIGGWLDRVLVVIADAVYAFPSLLLAIIAAIAISGGQSSFWGGIFAAALSITVVFIPQYLRVIRAETLRIKAEAYVESAKVIGSSTGRIMFRHVFRNATRTLPLIFTLNASEAILTLAGLGFLGFGIEPTSAAEWGYDLNKSISDVTSGIWWTSVFPGAAIVLVVLGITLVGESLNDLADPRLRTKRRAGTGPALTAETSAVPGGSLADVPNIDGLEGRA from the coding sequence ATGTCTGCAGCAACCACCGGGCCCCGTGCCCTCTTCCGCCGACTGCCGGTCGTACACCAGCTGCGCCAGAGCGTCGGCCTGCAACGCGCCATGCTCGTCATCGGCCTCGTCATCACCGGCATCTTCGTGCTCACCGCCGCGTTCGCCCCGTTGCTCGCGCCCTACGGGTTCGCCCAGCTGCGCGACGAGGACGGCTCGTTCGGCGCGCAGCAGGCGCCGAACTCGAAGCACCTGCTCGGCACCACCGTCGGCGGCTTCGACGTGCTCTCCCGCGTGATCTGGGGAACGCAGACCGCGTTCCTGGTGATCGTGGTGGCCGTGATCCTGTCGATCTTCGTCGGTGTCTTCCTCGGCCTGATCTCCGGCTACATCGGCGGCTGGCTCGACCGCGTGCTCGTCGTGATCGCCGACGCCGTGTACGCGTTCCCGTCACTGCTGCTGGCGATCATCGCCGCCATCGCGATCAGCGGAGGCCAGTCCAGCTTCTGGGGCGGAATCTTCGCGGCGGCACTGTCGATCACGGTGGTGTTCATCCCGCAGTACCTGCGTGTCATCCGTGCGGAGACGCTGCGGATCAAGGCCGAGGCCTACGTGGAGTCCGCAAAGGTCATCGGCTCGAGCACGGGGCGCATCATGTTCCGGCACGTGTTCCGCAACGCCACCCGCACGCTCCCGCTCATCTTCACGCTTAACGCGTCGGAGGCCATCCTGACCCTCGCGGGCTTAGGCTTCCTCGGCTTCGGCATCGAGCCGACGTCGGCCGCCGAGTGGGGCTACGACCTGAACAAGTCGATCTCCGACGTCACGAGCGGCATCTGGTGGACCTCGGTCTTCCCGGGCGCTGCGATCGTGCTCGTCGTCCTCGGCATCACCCTCGTGGGCGAGAGCCTCAACGACCTGGCCGACCCGCGACTGCGCACCAAGCGCCGCGCCGGCACCGGCCCGGCGCTCACCGCCGAGACGAGCGCCGTTCCCGGTGGCAGTCTCGCCGACGTGCCCAACATCGACGGCCTGGAGGGTCGCGCATGA
- a CDS encoding ABC transporter ATP-binding protein, producing MSATKNVLDIADLRVTFATDAGDMTAVRDVSLSVAPGEVVAIVGESGSGKTVTAKTILGLLPDTAVSRGAVLLGANNVIELSGQKLRAVRGTDVAMVFQEPSTALNPVYTVGWQIAEGLRAHGKYTKKQARAKAIEILGKVGIPDPKSRVDYYPHQFSGGQKQRVVIAMALVLEPGLIVADEPTTALDVTVQAEILDLLRRVRDEFGTAILLITHNMGVVADLADRVVVMYQGDVVEEASAVELFARPQNPYTQKLLASVPRLGSGAARAQARADDRAAPLAEPVVVAKDLVIEYPGRLGLSGFRAVNGVSFSISPGEVLGLVGESGSGKTTIGRAIGGLTKITGGSLEVLGHEMLGIRERTFKPVRSDIGFVFQDPASSFNPLLTIAQAVAEPLVVHKRAGDAAAARKRVDELLEAVQLPKNFGDRFPHELSGGQRQRASLARSLALEPSLLIADEPTSALDVSVQARVLELFAELQKEFGFAALFISHDLAVVDMLADRIAVLYHGELVEEGPGSQVLGAPQHPYTQRLLASLPVPDPAEQAHRREALRVLKAAD from the coding sequence ATGAGTGCAACGAAGAACGTCCTCGACATCGCCGACCTGCGGGTCACCTTCGCGACCGACGCGGGCGACATGACCGCCGTGCGCGACGTGAGCCTCTCGGTCGCGCCCGGCGAGGTCGTCGCCATCGTCGGCGAGAGCGGCAGCGGCAAGACCGTGACCGCCAAGACCATCCTCGGCCTGCTGCCCGACACCGCCGTGTCACGCGGCGCGGTGCTGCTCGGTGCGAACAACGTGATCGAGCTCTCCGGTCAGAAGCTGCGCGCGGTGCGCGGAACCGACGTCGCCATGGTGTTCCAGGAGCCCTCGACCGCGCTCAACCCGGTCTACACGGTCGGCTGGCAGATTGCCGAGGGCCTGCGTGCCCACGGCAAGTACACCAAGAAGCAGGCCCGCGCGAAGGCCATCGAGATCCTCGGCAAGGTCGGCATCCCCGACCCGAAGTCGCGCGTCGACTACTACCCGCACCAGTTCTCGGGCGGGCAAAAGCAGCGCGTCGTCATCGCCATGGCGCTCGTGCTCGAGCCGGGACTCATCGTCGCCGACGAACCGACGACCGCACTCGACGTGACCGTTCAGGCCGAGATCCTCGACCTGCTGCGCCGCGTGCGCGACGAGTTCGGCACCGCGATCCTGCTCATCACCCACAACATGGGCGTCGTCGCCGACCTCGCCGACCGTGTTGTGGTCATGTACCAGGGCGACGTCGTCGAGGAGGCGTCGGCGGTAGAGCTGTTCGCCCGCCCGCAGAACCCGTACACCCAGAAGCTGCTCGCCTCGGTTCCCCGCCTCGGCTCCGGCGCCGCCCGCGCGCAGGCGCGGGCCGACGACCGAGCGGCCCCGCTCGCCGAACCCGTCGTCGTGGCGAAAGACCTCGTGATCGAGTACCCGGGTCGGCTCGGCCTGAGCGGCTTCCGCGCCGTCAACGGCGTGAGCTTCTCGATCTCTCCCGGCGAGGTGCTCGGCCTGGTCGGCGAGAGCGGTTCCGGCAAGACCACCATCGGCCGCGCAATCGGCGGCCTCACGAAGATCACCGGCGGCTCGCTCGAGGTGCTCGGGCACGAGATGCTCGGCATCCGCGAGCGCACCTTCAAGCCGGTGCGCAGCGACATCGGGTTCGTCTTCCAGGACCCCGCGTCGAGCTTCAACCCGCTGCTCACTATCGCCCAGGCCGTCGCTGAACCGCTCGTCGTGCACAAGCGTGCGGGCGACGCGGCGGCCGCACGCAAGCGCGTCGACGAGCTGCTCGAGGCGGTGCAGCTGCCGAAGAACTTCGGCGACCGCTTCCCGCACGAGCTGAGTGGCGGCCAGCGCCAGCGCGCCAGCCTCGCCCGTTCGCTCGCCCTCGAGCCGAGCCTGCTGATCGCCGACGAACCGACGAGCGCGCTCGACGTGTCGGTGCAGGCGCGCGTGCTCGAGCTCTTCGCCGAGCTGCAGAAGGAGTTCGGGTTCGCCGCACTCTTCATCAGCCACGACCTCGCGGTCGTCGACATGCTCGCGGACCGTATCGCCGTGCTCTATCACGGCGAACTCGTGGAGGAGGGGCCCGGCAGCCAGGTGCTCGGGGCTCCGCAGCATCCGTACACCCAGCGACTGCTCGCGTCGCTGCCCGTTCCCGACCCCGCGGAGCAGGCCCACCGACGCGAGGCTCTGCGCGTGCTCAAGGCGGCCGACTAG
- a CDS encoding lactonase family protein, which translates to MSTFFVGAYTADMGGSAEGIAALGTLPDGSLEYLGLAATADSPSFLAAHGDLVYAASEATGRIESYRRGEGFALDRLATAESGGTAPCHVARYGDTVIAACYVDGRIGVLDAEPLALAQTVDGATDTATGPHPAQDSSHAHATFALDATTILSADLGTDEVHTHDLSGGRLTRTGSLRLPAGTGPRDFLRHPSGLVLVLGELGLTLTALDDRLDVVATVDLAGAEPGDHAAALSTSADGRFVYAGLRGSNRISIVEVDGARLRASGYIDAEGDWPRHHHIDGDVMHVAHERSNTVASFRIAENGIPRLISAPIRVPSPIFLLKV; encoded by the coding sequence ATGTCCACCTTCTTCGTCGGCGCCTACACCGCCGACATGGGCGGCAGCGCGGAGGGCATCGCCGCCCTCGGCACACTCCCCGACGGGTCGCTCGAATACCTGGGCCTCGCCGCGACAGCCGACTCACCGTCGTTCCTCGCCGCGCACGGCGACCTCGTCTACGCCGCGAGCGAGGCGACGGGTCGCATCGAGTCGTACCGGAGGGGAGAGGGCTTCGCGCTCGACCGGCTGGCCACGGCCGAGTCCGGCGGCACCGCGCCCTGCCACGTGGCCCGCTACGGCGACACCGTGATCGCGGCCTGCTACGTCGACGGACGCATCGGAGTGCTCGACGCCGAGCCGCTCGCGCTCGCGCAGACCGTCGACGGCGCCACCGATACCGCCACCGGCCCGCACCCCGCCCAGGACTCGTCGCACGCGCACGCGACCTTCGCCCTCGATGCGACGACGATCCTCTCCGCCGACCTCGGCACCGACGAGGTCCACACCCACGACCTGAGCGGCGGCCGGCTGACCCGCACGGGCTCGCTGCGTCTTCCGGCGGGAACGGGACCGCGCGATTTCCTGCGGCATCCGTCCGGTCTCGTCCTCGTCCTCGGCGAACTTGGCCTCACCCTCACGGCGCTCGACGACCGGCTCGACGTCGTCGCCACCGTCGACCTCGCAGGGGCCGAGCCGGGCGACCACGCCGCCGCGCTGTCGACCAGCGCCGACGGCCGGTTCGTGTACGCCGGGCTGCGCGGCAGCAACCGCATCTCGATCGTCGAGGTCGACGGCGCCCGCCTGCGCGCCTCCGGCTACATCGACGCCGAGGGCGACTGGCCCCGCCACCACCACATCGACGGCGACGTGATGCACGTGGCGCACGAAAGATCGAACACGGTCGCCAGTTTCCGCATCGCCGAGAACGGAATTCCGCGGCTGATTTCGGCCCCGATCCGCGTACCTTCGCCGATTTTTCTGCTCAAAGTGTGA
- a CDS encoding D-isomer specific 2-hydroxyacid dehydrogenase family protein, with protein MTAHIDPAAGNADVIDDDRRPTPGPIAILPEHRQLFADAIQAGGGTVGDLSDDTRGVVWLTASRPDELKAVLDAHPKIEWVQLPWAGVDAFADLLASYAGSTFPLWTSAKGAYSEPVAEHALALTLALLRQLPQKAHATGWAKEEVGLSLYGRNVVIVGAGGIAVEVMRLLAPFRANVTIVRRSATPVEGAQRTVAAGDLLEVLPDADVVIVAAASTTDTARMFGAREFTAMKRSSAIVNIARGALIDTDALVAALAAGEIDAAGLDVTDPEPLPDGHPLWSEPRCIVTSHSADTQDMVDPLLAGRIRANVEALHDTGRFVGIVDVAAGY; from the coding sequence ATGACGGCCCACATCGACCCCGCGGCAGGCAACGCAGACGTCATCGACGACGACCGTCGGCCGACGCCGGGGCCGATCGCGATCCTCCCCGAGCACCGGCAGCTGTTCGCCGACGCGATCCAGGCGGGCGGCGGCACCGTCGGCGACCTCTCCGACGACACCCGCGGCGTCGTCTGGCTCACCGCGTCGCGCCCGGACGAACTCAAGGCCGTCCTCGACGCCCACCCGAAGATCGAGTGGGTGCAGCTGCCGTGGGCCGGCGTCGACGCGTTCGCAGACCTGCTCGCGAGCTACGCCGGCTCGACCTTCCCGCTCTGGACGAGTGCGAAGGGCGCCTACTCCGAGCCCGTCGCCGAACACGCCCTCGCGCTCACCCTCGCCCTGTTACGCCAACTGCCGCAGAAGGCGCACGCCACGGGCTGGGCGAAGGAGGAGGTCGGTCTCTCGCTCTACGGCCGCAACGTGGTCATCGTCGGGGCTGGCGGCATCGCCGTCGAGGTCATGCGGCTGCTCGCGCCGTTCCGCGCTAACGTCACGATCGTGCGCCGGTCCGCCACCCCGGTCGAGGGCGCGCAGCGCACGGTCGCGGCCGGCGACCTGCTCGAGGTGCTGCCCGACGCCGACGTCGTGATCGTCGCCGCGGCCAGCACGACCGACACCGCCCGGATGTTCGGCGCGCGCGAATTCACGGCCATGAAGCGCAGCTCGGCCATCGTGAACATCGCGAGGGGAGCGCTCATCGACACCGACGCGCTCGTCGCGGCCCTTGCCGCCGGCGAGATCGACGCGGCCGGCCTCGACGTCACCGACCCCGAACCGCTCCCCGACGGGCATCCGCTCTGGAGCGAGCCCCGCTGCATCGTCACGTCGCACTCCGCCGACACGCAGGACATGGTCGATCCGTTGCTGGCGGGCCGCATCAGGGCCAACGTCGAGGCGCTGCACGACACCGGCCGCTTCGTCGGGATCGTCGACGTCGCGGCGGGCTACTGA
- the def gene encoding peptide deformylase encodes MAVLPIRITGDPVLHSPAELVTEFDDTLRTLVADMYETMELAPGVGLAAPQVGVGLRVFVFNWIDDDDVLWRGEAINPELWISPPPVGAADEDEESEGCLSIPGERYPLRRAELAVLRAVDLEGTPFEIKAEGWLARIFQHEYDHLDGILYADRLETKHAKAAAKAIRREGWGVDGLEWLPGVDNLDE; translated from the coding sequence ATGGCCGTACTCCCCATTCGAATCACTGGCGACCCCGTTCTCCACTCCCCCGCAGAGCTCGTCACCGAGTTCGACGACACGCTGCGCACCCTCGTGGCCGACATGTACGAAACCATGGAGCTCGCTCCGGGTGTCGGACTCGCGGCACCGCAGGTCGGCGTCGGCCTGCGCGTCTTCGTCTTCAACTGGATCGACGACGACGACGTGCTGTGGCGCGGCGAAGCGATCAACCCCGAGTTGTGGATCAGCCCGCCGCCGGTCGGCGCGGCCGACGAAGACGAGGAGTCGGAGGGCTGCCTGTCGATCCCTGGCGAGCGCTACCCGCTGCGCCGCGCCGAACTCGCCGTGCTGAGGGCCGTGGACCTCGAGGGAACGCCCTTCGAGATCAAGGCGGAGGGCTGGCTCGCCCGCATCTTCCAGCACGAGTACGACCACCTCGACGGCATCCTCTACGCCGACCGCCTCGAGACCAAGCACGCGAAGGCGGCCGCGAAGGCGATCCGGCGCGAGGGCTGGGGCGTCGACGGACTCGAGTGGCTGCCGGGCGTCGACAACCTCGACGAGTAG
- a CDS encoding response regulator, which translates to MITVLIADDQPLQRAGLRMVLGSQPDIEVVGEAGDGAQALAQVRRTRTDVVLMDLRMPRVNGLVASQRITGDARVLELGPAPRIILITALELDEHVPSAADAGVYAMVYKDVEPEVLLSLVRAAAANP; encoded by the coding sequence GTGATCACGGTCCTCATCGCCGACGACCAGCCGCTGCAACGCGCGGGACTGCGCATGGTGCTCGGTTCGCAGCCGGACATCGAGGTGGTCGGCGAGGCCGGCGACGGTGCGCAGGCGCTCGCCCAGGTGCGGCGCACGAGAACGGACGTCGTGCTGATGGACCTCCGGATGCCACGGGTCAACGGTCTCGTCGCGAGCCAGCGCATCACGGGCGACGCGCGGGTGCTCGAACTCGGGCCCGCACCCCGGATCATCCTGATCACGGCCCTCGAACTCGACGAACACGTGCCGAGCGCGGCGGACGCCGGCGTGTACGCGATGGTTTACAAAGACGTCGAGCCCGAGGTGCTGCTGTCGCTCGTGCGGGCGGCCGCGGCGAACCCGTAG
- a CDS encoding response regulator transcription factor, producing the protein MIRVAIADDQQLIRGGFRSLLESEDDIEVVGEAGTGVEAVALVGAQRPDVVLMDIRMPDGDGLWATEQIAADPALAGTHIVIVTTFELDEYVGQAIRAGASGFLVKDTEPVELIRAVRVVAGGDALLSPGVTKRLLERIAGDLREAPNTARLDVLTDREREVLGLVGLGLTNEEIGRSLFLSPLTAKTHVSRIMSKLAARDRVQLVVVAYETGLVVPGRA; encoded by the coding sequence GTGATCCGCGTAGCGATAGCCGACGACCAGCAACTGATCCGCGGCGGCTTCCGCAGCCTGCTCGAGTCGGAAGACGACATCGAGGTGGTCGGCGAGGCCGGCACGGGCGTCGAAGCGGTCGCGCTGGTCGGCGCGCAACGACCCGACGTGGTCCTGATGGACATCCGGATGCCCGACGGTGACGGCCTCTGGGCGACGGAGCAGATCGCCGCAGACCCCGCCCTCGCCGGCACGCACATCGTCATCGTCACCACGTTCGAGCTGGACGAGTACGTGGGGCAAGCCATCCGCGCGGGGGCCAGCGGGTTCCTGGTGAAGGACACCGAGCCGGTCGAACTCATCCGCGCCGTGCGCGTCGTCGCCGGTGGTGACGCGCTGCTCAGCCCCGGCGTCACCAAGCGGCTGCTCGAACGCATCGCCGGCGACCTGCGGGAGGCGCCGAACACGGCCCGGCTCGACGTGCTCACCGACCGCGAGCGCGAGGTGCTCGGTCTCGTCGGCCTCGGGCTCACCAACGAGGAGATCGGCCGCTCGCTGTTCCTGAGCCCGCTCACCGCCAAGACCCACGTCTCGCGCATCATGTCGAAGCTGGCCGCACGCGACCGCGTGCAGCTCGTCGTCGTGGCGTATGAGACTGGACTCGTCGTTCCGGGCCGGGCGTAG
- a CDS encoding sensor histidine kinase has protein sequence MQASGGFRSRKRRNSPFGEPGWHGPWDPELAAGRFTGRSPRWVRLWLPVIISFFVQVPAVFVQWRVQHRLEFAGASPTELLAPLALALVGPVALIGARRFPGPVVAIVAAAAGADLLLASGTDGPPYISFAFAIGAAIVRGARLWAWISIAVAWLGTITLSSLFGLDWQPWRIVGITIGILLIVGAAEGVRNRRERLDRFRATIATRRQSEVQAERVRIARELHDVLAHSLSQINVQASVGLHLMEKQPEKAAAALASIKDTSKTALDEVRSVLGVLRAESGTDPSAPLVPEPDLARLAGLAASVTSQGVDVSLDNRLGAVPQAVQLAVYRIVQESLTNVVRHARATTAGVLLEEVDGEYRVSVTDDGAGVSAHSDTSGGRGLLGMHERAELLGGTLDAGPLPGGGFRVVATIPKKASDSEKDVPQ, from the coding sequence ATGCAGGCCTCGGGAGGCTTCCGTTCCCGGAAGCGCAGAAACTCCCCGTTCGGCGAACCCGGCTGGCACGGCCCGTGGGATCCCGAACTCGCCGCGGGCCGCTTCACCGGACGGTCGCCGCGCTGGGTGCGGCTCTGGCTGCCGGTCATCATCTCGTTCTTCGTGCAGGTGCCCGCCGTGTTCGTTCAGTGGCGCGTGCAGCACCGGCTGGAATTCGCCGGCGCCTCGCCGACCGAGTTGCTGGCGCCGCTCGCCCTCGCGCTCGTCGGCCCGGTGGCGCTCATCGGCGCACGCCGGTTTCCCGGCCCGGTGGTCGCGATCGTCGCGGCAGCGGCGGGCGCCGACCTGCTGCTCGCCAGCGGAACCGACGGGCCGCCCTACATCTCGTTCGCCTTCGCGATCGGCGCGGCGATCGTGCGTGGCGCGCGGCTCTGGGCGTGGATCTCGATCGCCGTCGCCTGGCTCGGCACGATCACGCTGTCGTCCCTCTTCGGGCTCGACTGGCAGCCGTGGCGCATCGTCGGCATCACGATCGGCATCCTGCTCATCGTCGGCGCGGCGGAGGGCGTGCGCAACCGTCGCGAGCGCCTCGACCGGTTCCGGGCGACGATCGCCACGCGGCGGCAGAGCGAGGTGCAGGCCGAGCGCGTGCGCATCGCCCGAGAGCTGCACGACGTGCTGGCGCACTCGCTGAGCCAGATCAACGTGCAGGCGAGCGTCGGCCTGCACCTCATGGAGAAGCAGCCGGAGAAGGCCGCCGCGGCCCTCGCGAGCATCAAGGACACGAGCAAAACTGCCCTCGACGAGGTGCGTTCGGTGCTCGGCGTGCTGCGGGCCGAGTCGGGCACCGACCCGAGCGCCCCGCTCGTGCCCGAGCCCGACCTCGCGCGCTTGGCGGGGCTCGCCGCATCCGTCACGTCGCAGGGCGTCGACGTCTCGCTCGACAACCGGCTCGGTGCGGTCCCGCAGGCCGTGCAGCTCGCCGTCTACCGCATCGTGCAGGAGTCGCTCACGAACGTCGTGCGTCACGCGCGGGCGACCACCGCGGGGGTGCTGCTCGAGGAGGTCGACGGCGAGTACCGGGTCAGCGTCACCGACGACGGCGCGGGAGTCTCGGCCCACTCCGACACCTCGGGCGGCCGCGGCCTACTCGGCATGCACGAACGCGCCGAACTGCTCGGTGGCACCCTCGACGCCGGACCGCTGCCCGGGGGCGGTTTCCGCGTCGTCGCCACCATCCCGAAGAAAGCCTCCGACTCCGAGAAAGACGTGCCCCAGTGA
- a CDS encoding SHOCT domain-containing protein, with protein sequence MLSTLTAASIAAHAGGPWAGGAGWFFLLIPLFWIAFFALVFAIVRRSRRAAWGNGYGPGFGPGFGPRWAQPGRAAESTLAERFAQGDIDEQEYRARLEVLRANSDYGDPTRK encoded by the coding sequence GTGTTATCAACACTCACCGCTGCATCGATCGCCGCCCACGCGGGCGGGCCGTGGGCCGGGGGAGCCGGCTGGTTCTTCCTGCTGATCCCGCTGTTCTGGATCGCGTTCTTCGCCCTCGTCTTCGCCATCGTGCGCCGCTCGCGGCGCGCGGCCTGGGGCAACGGCTACGGGCCGGGGTTCGGCCCCGGCTTCGGACCGCGCTGGGCCCAGCCCGGTCGCGCTGCCGAATCCACCCTCGCCGAACGCTTCGCCCAGGGCGACATCGACGAGCAGGAGTACCGCGCCCGACTCGAGGTGTTGCGCGCCAACAGCGACTACGGCGACCCGACCCGCAAGTAG